One Bradyrhizobium zhanjiangense DNA segment encodes these proteins:
- a CDS encoding DMT family transporter produces the protein MPFFKNLSAYDDRSARLAGIALMVLSIFMFSFGDAMGKFLVGTYSVGQLLFLRACAALLLLSPLIWRQRHHFLQLERPRLQLFRVVLSTLEVAAFFLATVYLPLADVITYYLAGPIFVTAMSAIFLGEKVGWRRWTAILIGFCGVLIALRPSAQTVSLPALIALGGSLSFATLMLITRSLRKTPDIVMASSQFIGTFSLGAVLSAFHWVPPTSGSLVIFALAGCVSVTALFCVNRSLKLAPASVVVPYQYSMIVWAVIFGFVVFGDVPEVATIVGAAIIIGAGFYIYLRERDLGRENAEVNPPA, from the coding sequence ATGCCCTTCTTCAAGAATCTCTCCGCCTATGACGACCGCTCGGCACGGCTGGCCGGCATCGCCTTGATGGTGCTGTCGATCTTCATGTTCTCGTTCGGCGACGCCATGGGCAAGTTCCTGGTCGGCACCTATTCGGTGGGGCAGCTCTTGTTCCTGCGCGCCTGCGCGGCGCTGCTCTTGCTGTCGCCGCTGATCTGGCGGCAGCGTCACCACTTCCTGCAGCTGGAGCGGCCGCGCCTGCAGTTGTTTCGCGTCGTGCTGTCGACGCTGGAGGTGGCTGCCTTCTTCCTCGCGACCGTCTATCTGCCGCTCGCCGACGTCATCACCTATTATCTGGCCGGTCCGATCTTCGTCACCGCGATGTCGGCGATCTTTTTGGGCGAGAAGGTCGGCTGGCGGCGCTGGACCGCCATCCTGATCGGTTTCTGCGGCGTCTTGATCGCGCTGCGGCCGTCCGCGCAGACTGTCAGCCTGCCGGCACTGATCGCGCTCGGCGGCAGTCTCTCCTTCGCAACGCTGATGCTGATCACGCGCAGCCTGCGCAAGACGCCCGATATCGTGATGGCGTCCTCGCAATTCATCGGCACGTTTTCGCTGGGTGCCGTGCTCTCGGCATTTCACTGGGTGCCGCCGACATCGGGCAGCCTCGTGATCTTCGCGCTTGCGGGATGCGTCTCGGTCACCGCGCTGTTCTGCGTCAACCGCTCGCTGAAGCTCGCGCCGGCCAGTGTCGTGGTGCCCTACCAATATTCGATGATCGTCTGGGCGGTGATCTTCGGCTTCGTCGTGTTCGGCGACGTGCCTGAAGTCGCCACCATCGTCGGCGCCGCTATCATCATCGGCGCGGGATTCTATATTTACTTGCGGGAACGCGATTTGGGGCGTGAGAACGCCGAGGTGAATCCGCCCGCTTAG
- a CDS encoding FAD-dependent oxidoreductase, which produces MRTQVLVVGAGPVGLTAAMDLASRGIDVVVAEIRHAGDPPSVKCNHVSARSMEIFRRLGVAAKLRDAGLPADFPNDCSYRTTATGIELCRIDIPSRARRYTATGGPDTWWPTPEPPHRINQVYLEPILFGHAAAQPRITILARTEITDIEQNDGPVIAIGRNLDSGNPLRIEANFVIGCDGSRSLVRKSIGASLSGTPVIQRVQSTYIEAPQLKELMGAHKPAWMVLSLNPRRSGTTVAIDGHDRWLIHNHLKPDEPEFDSVDRDWAIRAILGVDARFEYRVLSKEDWVGRRLVADRFRDRRVFICGDAAHLWMPYAGYGMNAGIADAVDLCWQLAAHLNGWAPASILDAYEAERQPITEQVSRFAMDHAMKMMAQRGGVSAEIEDATPRGHAARAALARAAYDLNVQQYCCAGLNFGYYYDASPIIAYDGETPPAYAMGSFAPSTVPGARAPHLFLRDGRSLYDAFGPGYTLLRLDPAIDVARFKSAAEERGMPLTLVDIAPDEANGAYAEKLVLVRPDQHIAWRGQVAPDNPQGLLARITGAAA; this is translated from the coding sequence ATGAGGACACAGGTGCTGGTGGTGGGCGCCGGGCCCGTCGGATTGACCGCGGCGATGGATCTGGCCTCGCGCGGGATCGACGTCGTCGTCGCGGAGATCCGCCATGCCGGCGATCCGCCCAGCGTCAAATGCAATCACGTTTCGGCGCGCTCGATGGAGATCTTCCGCCGGCTCGGCGTCGCCGCAAAGCTGCGCGACGCAGGCCTGCCGGCCGACTTCCCGAACGATTGCTCCTACAGGACCACCGCGACCGGCATCGAACTTTGCCGCATCGACATCCCCTCCCGCGCGCGCCGTTACACCGCAACCGGCGGTCCCGACACCTGGTGGCCGACGCCCGAGCCGCCGCACCGGATCAACCAGGTCTATCTCGAGCCGATCTTGTTTGGCCATGCCGCCGCGCAGCCGCGCATCACCATTTTGGCGCGCACGGAAATTACGGACATCGAACAGAACGACGGCCCTGTGATCGCGATAGGTCGCAACCTCGACAGCGGAAACCCGCTCCGTATCGAAGCCAACTTCGTGATCGGGTGCGATGGCAGCCGTTCGCTCGTGCGGAAATCGATTGGCGCGAGCCTGTCCGGGACGCCGGTCATCCAGCGCGTGCAATCGACCTATATCGAAGCTCCGCAACTCAAGGAACTGATGGGAGCGCACAAGCCTGCCTGGATGGTGCTCTCGCTCAACCCGCGGCGCTCCGGCACCACGGTTGCGATCGATGGTCACGACCGCTGGCTGATCCACAATCACCTGAAGCCCGACGAGCCCGAGTTCGATTCGGTCGATCGCGACTGGGCGATCCGCGCCATTCTCGGCGTCGATGCGCGCTTCGAATACCGGGTCCTTAGCAAGGAGGACTGGGTCGGGCGCCGGCTGGTGGCCGATCGCTTCCGCGATCGCAGGGTCTTCATCTGCGGCGACGCCGCGCATTTGTGGATGCCCTATGCCGGCTACGGCATGAATGCGGGCATTGCCGACGCCGTCGACCTCTGCTGGCAATTGGCGGCGCATCTGAACGGGTGGGCGCCGGCTTCAATTCTCGACGCCTATGAAGCGGAGCGCCAGCCCATCACCGAACAGGTGTCGCGCTTTGCGATGGACCACGCGATGAAGATGATGGCCCAGCGCGGCGGCGTCTCAGCGGAGATCGAGGACGCCACGCCGCGCGGTCACGCGGCGCGCGCAGCGCTGGCCAGGGCGGCGTACGATCTGAACGTGCAGCAATATTGCTGCGCCGGCCTCAACTTCGGCTACTACTACGATGCCTCGCCGATTATCGCCTATGACGGTGAGACCCCGCCGGCTTACGCGATGGGAAGTTTTGCGCCTTCCACCGTACCCGGCGCCCGCGCGCCGCACCTCTTCCTGCGCGACGGCCGATCGCTCTACGATGCATTCGGGCCCGGCTATACATTGCTGCGGCTCGATCCGGCGATCGATGTGGCACGATTCAAGTCTGCCGCGGAGGAACGCGGTATGCCGCTCACGCTGGTCGACATCGCGCCGGACGAGGCGAACGGTGCCTATGCCGAGAAGCTGGTGCTGGTGCGGCCAGACCAGCACATCGCCTGGCGCGGGCAAGTCGCGCCCGACAATCCGCAAGGCTTGCTGGCACGCATCACCGGCGCGGCGGCGTAA
- a CDS encoding Bug family tripartite tricarboxylate transporter substrate binding protein gives MFHAARRRILAVLTAATFAVLPLGGVEAAYPEQLIKIIVTFPPGGSADTVIRALEPLVTAELKQSLVIENRAGAGGNIGMAAVAQAKPDGYTLGVAPAGSLTVNPHLNSSMPFDPRDLAPITLLAEIPFVLVASANVPAHNAAETIALAKAKPGALSIGHGGNSTAMHLTAALFAQKTGINMELVPYRGTAPATVDVLAGHVPFAVLDIPASRQLILEGKLNAIGVSSARRLASLPDVPTLAESGIAGFESVGWFGLVAPAGTPADVVGRLNEAFTKALKDPSVVEKIRTLGAEPAPTSPEQFGRFIQGESAKWGKLIGEAGIKAN, from the coding sequence GTGTTTCACGCTGCGAGGCGCCGCATTCTGGCCGTGCTGACGGCCGCGACTTTCGCCGTGCTGCCGCTGGGGGGCGTTGAAGCGGCCTATCCGGAGCAATTGATCAAGATCATCGTGACCTTCCCGCCCGGCGGCAGCGCCGATACCGTGATCCGCGCGCTCGAGCCGCTGGTCACCGCCGAACTCAAGCAAAGCCTGGTGATCGAGAACCGCGCCGGGGCAGGGGGCAACATCGGCATGGCCGCGGTCGCGCAAGCCAAGCCGGACGGCTATACGCTCGGTGTCGCGCCGGCAGGCAGCCTGACGGTGAATCCGCACCTCAATTCGTCAATGCCGTTCGATCCCAGGGATCTCGCGCCGATCACCCTGCTTGCGGAGATTCCCTTTGTGCTGGTGGCGTCTGCAAACGTGCCCGCGCACAATGCGGCGGAGACGATCGCGCTCGCCAAGGCAAAGCCAGGCGCGTTGTCGATCGGACATGGCGGCAACTCGACCGCCATGCATCTGACGGCAGCGCTGTTCGCGCAGAAGACGGGGATTAATATGGAGCTGGTACCCTATCGCGGGACCGCGCCGGCGACGGTCGATGTGCTCGCAGGGCACGTCCCGTTCGCTGTGCTGGATATCCCCGCATCGCGGCAGCTGATCCTCGAAGGCAAGCTCAACGCGATCGGCGTCTCCTCGGCGCGCCGTCTTGCATCCCTCCCTGACGTGCCGACTCTTGCCGAGAGCGGGATCGCGGGTTTCGAATCGGTCGGCTGGTTCGGTCTCGTTGCTCCGGCCGGGACGCCTGCGGATGTCGTCGGCCGACTGAACGAAGCCTTCACGAAGGCCCTGAAAGACCCGTCGGTGGTCGAGAAGATCCGCACCCTCGGCGCAGAGCCCGCGCCGACATCGCCTGAGCAGTTCGGCCGCTTCATTCAGGGCGAAAGTGCGAAATGGGGCAAGCTGATTGGCGAGGCCGGGATCAAGGCGAACTAA
- a CDS encoding MaoC family dehydratase translates to MTDFDPSQHRMIPTQRWFEDFILGERFVLPSRTQTSAVFAAFQTASGDTHPVHYDVEYCRARGMPHLLAHGFQTLIHTAPGAGLFPFMVEESLVGFLEQSSRFLNPVFADDTLYPALEVTELVPGRTTGVVTLKSTVFNQRKELVLEGTQKFLIRKRPAG, encoded by the coding sequence ATGACCGATTTCGATCCCTCCCAGCATCGCATGATCCCAACGCAACGCTGGTTTGAGGATTTCATCCTCGGCGAGCGTTTCGTGCTGCCGAGCCGCACTCAGACTTCCGCCGTGTTCGCGGCATTCCAGACCGCAAGCGGCGACACCCATCCGGTGCACTACGACGTGGAATATTGTCGCGCCCGCGGCATGCCGCATCTGCTCGCCCACGGCTTCCAGACCTTGATCCACACCGCGCCCGGTGCCGGCCTGTTTCCGTTCATGGTCGAGGAATCCCTGGTCGGCTTCCTCGAGCAGTCAAGCCGGTTTCTCAATCCCGTGTTCGCCGACGACACCCTTTATCCCGCGCTCGAAGTCACCGAGCTGGTGCCGGGTCGCACGACCGGTGTTGTCACGCTCAAAAGCACCGTGTTCAACCAGCGCAAGGAGCTGGTGCTGGAGGGCACGCAGAAATTCCTGATCCGGAAAAGGCCCGCAGGTTAA
- a CDS encoding GNAT family N-acetyltransferase — MLQDFSSVTLQEARPSVVATERLTLRRPTLADVRTIARLANDRRIAENTRRLPHPYSQDDAVEFIRATAALGSETVFLIEHDSGPIGMVGIDCSTPDNAELGYWLGVEHWGQGFATEAARGAIDFFFEEFEDDHLYAGARVTNPASRKVLEKCGFQWSGVQLHRFLALGSSTPVDCFRLSRGVWASLKSWSSARRMR; from the coding sequence ATGTTGCAGGATTTCTCGAGCGTGACCTTGCAGGAGGCGAGACCGAGTGTCGTCGCCACCGAGCGGCTGACCTTGCGGCGGCCGACACTCGCCGACGTCAGGACCATCGCCCGGCTCGCCAACGACCGCCGCATCGCAGAAAACACCCGCCGCCTGCCGCATCCCTATTCGCAGGACGACGCCGTTGAATTCATCCGCGCCACCGCCGCGCTCGGCAGCGAGACCGTGTTCCTGATCGAGCACGACAGCGGGCCGATCGGCATGGTCGGCATCGACTGCTCCACGCCGGACAATGCCGAGCTCGGCTACTGGCTCGGCGTCGAGCATTGGGGCCAGGGCTTTGCCACCGAGGCCGCACGCGGCGCGATCGACTTCTTCTTCGAGGAGTTCGAGGACGACCATCTCTATGCCGGCGCGCGCGTCACCAACCCGGCCTCGCGCAAGGTGCTGGAGAAGTGCGGCTTCCAGTGGAGCGGCGTCCAGCTGCACCGCTTCCTGGCGCTGGGATCGTCCACGCCCGTCGATTGCTTCCGCCTGTCACGCGGTGTGTGGGCGTCGCTGAAGAGCTGGAGCAGTGCGAGGCGGATGAGGTAG
- a CDS encoding ROK family protein, whose product MAADQLVNTTGIAQHGASRLPSVDVDSFNIELKDDEGFLGDRASKGAFREILEEWRKPLRKSGEDPFGDEPSDKISKKALDAVLVGDDTEATAVVHSAIEDFAQELAYVTRRFLKTKSWAKTDCIVVGGGFRASRLGEIAIARAEIILKSEGFQVDLVPIRFDPDDAGLIGALHLAPSWIFEAYDSILAVDIGGTNIRCGIVETRWKKAPDLSKAAVFKSDLWRHADDEPSREAAVKRLVKMLEGLIEDAEAEGFKLAPFIGIACPGVIDADGSIEKGAQNLPGNWESSKFNLPASLVEAIPEIGEHDTAVVMHNDGVVQGLAEVPFMQHVDRWGVLTIGTGLGNARFTNRRKEGANGKDRDSTENGKKKGKNDKE is encoded by the coding sequence ATGGCAGCAGACCAGCTGGTCAACACGACGGGCATCGCCCAGCACGGGGCGAGCCGCCTGCCGTCGGTCGACGTCGACAGCTTCAACATCGAGCTCAAGGACGACGAGGGCTTTCTGGGTGACCGCGCCAGCAAGGGCGCGTTCCGCGAGATCCTCGAAGAGTGGCGCAAACCGCTGCGCAAGAGCGGCGAGGATCCCTTCGGCGACGAGCCGTCCGACAAGATCAGCAAAAAGGCCCTCGATGCCGTTCTGGTCGGCGACGACACCGAGGCCACGGCCGTCGTGCATAGCGCGATCGAGGATTTCGCGCAGGAGCTCGCTTACGTCACGCGGCGGTTCCTCAAAACCAAGTCCTGGGCCAAGACCGACTGCATTGTGGTCGGCGGCGGCTTTCGCGCGAGCCGGCTCGGCGAAATTGCCATTGCCCGGGCCGAGATCATCCTCAAGTCGGAAGGCTTCCAGGTCGATCTGGTGCCAATCCGATTCGACCCTGACGATGCCGGCTTGATCGGAGCCCTGCACCTCGCGCCGTCCTGGATTTTCGAGGCCTATGACAGCATCCTCGCGGTCGACATCGGTGGAACCAACATCCGCTGCGGGATCGTGGAGACACGCTGGAAGAAGGCGCCCGATCTGTCCAAGGCCGCGGTCTTCAAATCCGATCTGTGGCGCCATGCCGATGATGAGCCGAGCCGCGAGGCCGCGGTGAAGCGGCTGGTCAAGATGCTCGAAGGGCTCATCGAGGATGCCGAAGCTGAAGGCTTCAAGCTCGCGCCGTTCATCGGCATCGCCTGTCCCGGCGTGATCGATGCGGACGGCTCCATCGAGAAAGGTGCGCAGAACCTGCCCGGCAATTGGGAGAGCAGTAAGTTCAACCTGCCGGCGAGCCTCGTCGAAGCCATCCCTGAGATCGGCGAGCACGACACCGCGGTCGTGATGCACAATGACGGCGTGGTTCAGGGCCTTGCGGAAGTGCCGTTCATGCAGCACGTCGATCGCTGGGGCGTGCTCACCATCGGCACCGGCCTTGGCAATGCGCGTTTCACCAACCGCCGCAAGGAGGGCGCCAACGGAAAAGACCGGGATTCCACGGAGAACGGCAAGAAAAAGGGCAAGAATGACAAGGAGTAA
- a CDS encoding Bug family tripartite tricarboxylate transporter substrate binding protein, with amino-acid sequence MEGIAAKVMRALLCLVAATTLALQAGAAGAQTAAESWPNRAITWVVPFGAGGVTDLVSRKIAELLRTRLGQPVVVENRPGAGGTIGTEFVARAQPDGYTVLYASGGPMTIQPNLGLAKLNYDPLKSYVHVRGVSSSNQILVATAAAPYNSLAEFVAYAKANPGKVNFGSPGPGTAQHLAGEMFQAAAGIKLTHVPYKSGSSQMTDMMSGILDVSFDYLTVLRPLIDTGKVKVLGTTGTARLAALPGAPTVLEVGYPDAVSVGSTWVSVPAGTDPRIVGRLSEALAAVLADPAIVADLATNGQVSIADKGPAEMEPFIVEETARYKRVIESAGIAAR; translated from the coding sequence ATGGAAGGCATCGCCGCCAAGGTGATGAGAGCGCTCTTGTGCCTCGTCGCCGCGACGACGCTGGCGCTCCAGGCGGGCGCCGCGGGGGCTCAGACGGCCGCAGAATCCTGGCCGAACCGCGCGATCACCTGGGTAGTGCCGTTCGGGGCCGGCGGCGTCACCGACCTCGTCTCGCGCAAGATCGCGGAGTTGCTGCGGACGCGGCTTGGGCAGCCCGTGGTGGTGGAGAACCGCCCCGGCGCTGGCGGGACCATTGGGACGGAGTTCGTTGCCCGGGCCCAGCCCGACGGCTACACCGTGCTCTACGCCTCCGGCGGGCCTATGACGATCCAGCCGAACCTGGGGCTGGCGAAGCTCAACTACGACCCGCTCAAGAGCTACGTCCACGTCCGCGGCGTGAGCTCGTCGAACCAGATCCTCGTCGCGACCGCGGCAGCGCCCTACAACTCGCTGGCTGAGTTCGTCGCGTACGCGAAGGCCAACCCGGGCAAGGTAAATTTCGGCTCCCCCGGCCCCGGCACCGCCCAGCACCTCGCCGGCGAGATGTTCCAGGCTGCCGCCGGCATCAAGCTGACCCACGTGCCTTACAAGTCGGGCTCGAGCCAGATGACCGACATGATGTCGGGCATCCTGGACGTCTCCTTCGACTACCTTACCGTGCTCAGGCCGCTGATCGACACCGGCAAGGTCAAGGTGCTCGGCACCACCGGCACGGCGCGGCTGGCCGCGCTGCCCGGCGCGCCCACGGTGCTCGAGGTCGGCTACCCGGACGCCGTCAGTGTCGGCTCGACCTGGGTCTCGGTCCCAGCCGGAACCGACCCGAGAATCGTGGGCAGGCTCTCTGAGGCGCTGGCCGCCGTGCTCGCCGACCCCGCCATCGTCGCGGACCTCGCCACCAACGGCCAGGTGTCGATCGCCGACAAGGGGCCGGCCGAGATGGAGCCGTTCATCGTCGAGGAGACCGCACGCTACAAGCGGGTGATCGAGAGCGCGGGCATCGCCGCGCGTTAA
- a CDS encoding DUF2157 domain-containing protein, protein MFDKTYRQRLETDLAQWEADGVIAPAVAASIRNALPPLPAGINIAVVVAIVGGLLIAAAFLAFVAAHWTEIARLLRFVILLAGMVVAGGLGAWFASAGRTVLADLCASIGAIIFGAGIALVGQMYHLGEDFAGGMLLWSIGAFAGALLTGSRGALAVGLVAASIWTCLRTYDTPDALHLPFVAVWLIAAATAFAWNSRVAAHLVAIAMLPWWIATSLRFELDGAQPSFLLANGAALLFGAGLAIAASPSPRALRLGSVLSIYGAFALAGVAFLEVTTVDDIVSFRTGTVPAQPLWAILSGIAGAILSLASAGITRRAGEVLAACAIGLVLLAAPIWPASAAGEPWFAYAALLCAMLCLVVSGMLDEVRPRIVAGWLGIAGVIAGITWAVKGSLLGRSAFLAAAGIIAVGFATALNRMLPRAAR, encoded by the coding sequence ATGTTCGACAAAACCTACCGGCAGCGCCTCGAAACCGATCTTGCGCAATGGGAGGCCGATGGCGTGATCGCGCCGGCGGTTGCCGCCTCCATCCGCAATGCACTGCCGCCGCTGCCGGCCGGCATCAACATCGCCGTGGTCGTCGCCATCGTCGGTGGTCTGTTGATCGCGGCGGCTTTCCTCGCCTTCGTCGCCGCGCACTGGACCGAGATCGCGCGGCTGTTGCGGTTCGTGATCCTGCTTGCCGGCATGGTCGTCGCAGGCGGTCTCGGGGCGTGGTTCGCCAGCGCGGGACGCACGGTTCTCGCCGATCTCTGTGCCAGCATTGGCGCGATCATCTTTGGCGCGGGCATCGCGCTGGTCGGCCAGATGTATCATCTCGGCGAGGACTTTGCCGGCGGCATGCTGCTGTGGTCGATCGGCGCATTTGCCGGGGCACTCTTGACCGGTTCGCGCGGTGCGCTCGCGGTCGGTCTCGTGGCCGCCTCGATCTGGACCTGCTTGCGGACTTACGACACGCCGGACGCCCTGCATCTTCCCTTTGTGGCAGTCTGGCTCATCGCCGCCGCGACGGCCTTCGCATGGAATTCTCGCGTGGCGGCGCATCTCGTCGCGATCGCGATGCTGCCGTGGTGGATCGCGACGTCGCTCCGCTTCGAACTCGATGGCGCGCAGCCATCATTCCTGCTTGCGAACGGCGCGGCGCTGTTGTTCGGCGCGGGGCTCGCGATCGCCGCATCGCCGTCGCCGAGGGCGCTCCGCCTCGGGAGCGTTCTGTCGATCTACGGGGCGTTTGCGTTGGCCGGCGTTGCCTTCCTCGAGGTGACGACAGTCGACGACATCGTTAGCTTCCGGACCGGCACGGTGCCAGCTCAACCGCTTTGGGCGATCCTGAGCGGGATTGCGGGTGCAATCCTTTCTCTCGCATCCGCCGGGATCACCAGGCGCGCCGGTGAAGTCCTGGCAGCATGCGCCATCGGGCTCGTGCTGCTCGCCGCGCCGATCTGGCCGGCATCTGCGGCCGGCGAGCCCTGGTTCGCCTATGCCGCGCTGCTCTGCGCCATGCTGTGCCTCGTCGTCTCCGGCATGCTCGATGAGGTGCGTCCGCGAATCGTTGCCGGCTGGCTCGGCATCGCCGGCGTAATCGCGGGCATCACCTGGGCCGTGAAGGGCTCGCTGCTGGGCCGCTCGGCCTTCCTTGCGGCGGCCGGAATCATCGCCGTCGGATTTGCGACCGCGCTCAATCGCATGCTGCCGAGGGCTGCGCGATGA
- a CDS encoding LysR family transcriptional regulator, translating into MNVTLRQLQAFTGVYRTRSITRAARELGITQSAASLLVQQLEVQLGVRLFDRSTRSVQPTLAADEAFHAAERMLSDAQGLSRRMHDLAQARAGRVVFLASAGAASALLPLVLAKFRAGYPDIEIDMRDVAADDLVPRMIATDAEFAIGSVEGEIAEMSVETLARGRLSAIGRRTADFAARRALTWDELSQLPTIAMRRETRIRMQIDQALGAQGKRLSPTYEVTLINTALAMTAQGLGLAILPATMLPADQFPTLIAKPLVRPAITRPVSLLQRQGRTLSPAAQAFVATARTVLAERST; encoded by the coding sequence ATGAATGTCACCTTGAGGCAGCTGCAAGCCTTCACCGGCGTGTACCGGACGCGCAGCATCACGCGGGCCGCGCGCGAGCTCGGGATCACGCAATCGGCGGCGAGCCTCTTGGTCCAGCAGCTCGAGGTCCAACTTGGCGTCAGGCTGTTCGATCGCTCCACGCGGTCCGTGCAGCCAACGCTGGCCGCCGACGAAGCTTTTCATGCCGCCGAACGGATGCTCAGCGATGCACAAGGACTGTCACGGCGCATGCATGACCTCGCGCAGGCGCGCGCAGGTCGCGTCGTGTTCCTCGCGTCAGCCGGCGCCGCATCGGCGCTGCTGCCTTTGGTGTTAGCGAAATTCCGCGCAGGCTATCCGGACATTGAGATCGACATGCGCGACGTTGCCGCGGACGATCTCGTTCCGCGCATGATTGCAACCGATGCAGAGTTCGCGATCGGCAGCGTGGAGGGCGAGATCGCGGAGATGTCGGTCGAGACCCTGGCCCGCGGTCGCCTGAGCGCAATCGGCCGCCGCACCGCCGACTTCGCTGCGCGGCGCGCGCTGACATGGGATGAGCTGTCACAGCTCCCGACGATTGCAATGCGGCGCGAGACGCGGATCCGCATGCAGATCGATCAGGCATTGGGCGCGCAGGGCAAGCGCCTCTCGCCGACCTATGAAGTGACGCTGATCAACACCGCGCTCGCCATGACCGCGCAGGGCCTCGGCCTCGCCATCCTTCCCGCAACGATGCTACCGGCCGATCAATTCCCGACGCTGATCGCGAAGCCGCTGGTGCGCCCGGCCATCACCCGCCCGGTATCGCTGCTACAGCGCCAGGGACGAACTCTCTCGCCGGCGGCGCAAGCGTTTGTGGCGACGGCGAGGACGGTGCTAGCGGAGCGATCTACTTGA
- the rpmA gene encoding 50S ribosomal protein L27 yields MAHKKAGGSSRNGRDSKGKRLGIKAFGGEIVAPGNIIARQRGTTWHPGLNVGMGTDHTLFAKVEGRVSFQAKAKGRTFVSVLPIAEAAE; encoded by the coding sequence ATGGCTCACAAAAAAGCAGGCGGTTCATCGCGTAACGGACGCGATTCCAAGGGCAAGCGCCTCGGCATCAAGGCGTTCGGCGGGGAGATCGTCGCTCCCGGCAACATCATTGCGCGTCAGCGCGGCACCACCTGGCACCCCGGCCTTAATGTCGGCATGGGCACGGACCACACTTTGTTCGCCAAGGTCGAAGGTCGTGTTTCGTTCCAGGCCAAAGCCAAGGGCCGCACCTTCGTATCGGTGCTCCCGATCGCAGAGGCGGCTGAATAG
- a CDS encoding alpha/beta fold hydrolase: MEHLTIAANGADFHLVRAGRGKPLLLLHGWPEFWRTWESVISRLSDRFMLIAPDLRGFGDSDKPDGPYGPDGHAADMLALMDGLGIDRFGVVGHDVGGAVMQPLARQAPGRLTGLFFFDFVYPGIGPRMAAPDRLNHIWYQSFQQMEMAPALVGASRETCRLYISHFLKGWAHRKNAFDDVLDAFADNFLKDGNLAGGFAHYRASHAGRIAMMKGEAPRLPPINVPTCVRWAEHDPLFPYAWTDRLGETFSELDLAMFPDVGHFPHREDPDRAAVEIAAFFQRIGWS; this comes from the coding sequence GTGGAGCATCTGACGATCGCGGCCAATGGCGCCGATTTCCACCTGGTTCGCGCAGGACGGGGCAAACCGCTGCTTTTGCTGCATGGTTGGCCGGAATTCTGGCGGACCTGGGAGTCGGTGATATCTAGGCTTTCGGATCGCTTCATGCTGATCGCGCCCGATTTGCGCGGCTTTGGTGACAGCGACAAGCCCGATGGCCCTTACGGGCCGGATGGCCATGCGGCGGACATGCTGGCGCTGATGGACGGGCTCGGCATCGACCGATTCGGCGTCGTGGGTCATGACGTCGGCGGCGCCGTGATGCAGCCCCTGGCCCGGCAGGCACCGGGACGGCTCACCGGGCTGTTCTTCTTCGATTTCGTCTATCCCGGCATCGGGCCGCGCATGGCGGCCCCCGATAGGCTCAACCACATCTGGTACCAGTCCTTTCAGCAGATGGAGATGGCCCCGGCACTGGTCGGCGCCAGCCGCGAGACCTGCCGGCTCTATATCAGCCACTTCCTCAAAGGCTGGGCGCACCGGAAAAATGCCTTCGACGACGTGCTCGACGCCTTCGCCGACAACTTCCTCAAGGACGGCAATCTCGCCGGCGGCTTTGCGCATTATCGCGCCTCGCATGCCGGGCGCATCGCGATGATGAAGGGTGAGGCGCCGCGCCTGCCGCCGATCAACGTGCCGACCTGCGTGCGCTGGGCCGAGCACGACCCGTTGTTTCCCTATGCCTGGACCGATCGGCTCGGCGAAACCTTCAGCGAACTCGATCTGGCGATGTTTCCGGACGTCGGGCACTTCCCGCATCGGGAAGATCCGGATCGCGCGGCCGTGGAGATCGCGGCGTTCTTTCAGCGCATCGGCTGGAGCTGA
- the rplU gene encoding 50S ribosomal protein L21 produces the protein MFAVIKTGGKQYRVVPDDVLEVGKIAGEVGTIVQLNEVLVVGGDTPVLGVPTVAGASVAVEVLDHKRGPKVIAFKKRRRKNSRRKRGYRDEITVLRVSEILTDGAKPTKGPRPKKEKVAKEAAKEAAE, from the coding sequence ATGTTCGCAGTCATCAAAACCGGCGGCAAGCAATACCGCGTCGTGCCGGATGATGTTCTCGAAGTAGGCAAGATCGCCGGCGAAGTCGGCACGATCGTGCAGTTGAATGAAGTTCTGGTGGTCGGCGGCGACACGCCGGTCCTGGGCGTCCCGACGGTCGCAGGCGCGTCCGTTGCGGTCGAGGTGCTCGACCACAAGCGCGGACCGAAGGTCATCGCGTTCAAGAAGCGCCGCCGCAAGAACTCGCGCCGCAAGCGCGGCTACCGCGACGAGATCACGGTGCTGCGTGTCAGCGAGATCCTGACCGACGGCGCCAAGCCCACCAAGGGCCCGCGTCCGAAGAAGGAGAAGGTGGCCAAGGAAGCCGCGAAGGAAGCCGCCGAATAA